TCTATCCGTCTGAGCTACGACCGCATATTCATACATGACAGTATAACAAATATCTATTTTTTTGTCAAAAATCTCCCGAAAATACAGGATAGTAATACATGCTCCTTTACTATCCTGTATTTTTATATGTATTTATATCCCTATTTTACAAAATCGATCAACTACTACCGCCCAATTGATTTCATTCATGATTCGTTCTATATAATTTCTACGGTCTAATCCATAATCAATCATATACGCATGTTCCCAAGCATCTATCACCAATAGCGGCTGACAACCAATCAATGTGCCTGTGGCATGATCCTGTATCCATATATTCATCAAATTTCCCGTATGGTTATCGCGGCAAAGTACCGCCCATCCATTGCCACGTGTCATTGCTGTTTCAATAAAATCTTCCTGCCAATCATTAAAACTACCAAAACAATGATTCAGCCAATCTAATAATTCTCCACTCTGAATCATTGGTTCTTTTCCTAAATTGCCAAAGAAATATTCATGTAGCCTCATCCCTGAAAATTCCCAACCCAATCGCAACTTCATCGTTTGGCGACAAATTAAATCTTCATTTTTCTGCTTTAATTCATTTAATATTACATTCGTGTTTTCAACATAGCCTTTATATAATTTAATATGATTTTTCATGAGAAGATTACTTACACTTGTTATCGTCCATAGTGATGGATAGTTTTTTGCTTTGTACATTTTTTTCCTCCTTTAGAAAATTACCAATATATTCTATGCAGAGTTTTCATAAAATAGTACAAGTTTAAAAAAATAATCCGACGATTAATAAGTTTAATCATCGGATTATTTTTCCCTATAAATATTAAATTCTTATGCGATTACAACCTGAACATTTAATTTTTTCAATTGTTCTATCGTATCAACAGAAATAAATTCATCAGTAATTAAAGTATCTATTTGACGTGTTGGTGCAAAAGAGGCAGAAGACGACTTATCAAATTTACTAGAATCCATAAGTGCTACCAATTTTCTCGCAGCATTTGCCATTGCCCGTTTTAAATCAGCTTCATAAACATTAAAATCCATCAGTCCATCATCTATTGTAAAACCATTATTAGACGTAAACATAATATCAAAATTTAATTTATTCAATACGTGCGTTCCCAATGTCCCTTCAAGCGTAGTAGACCCAACGCGCAATACACCACCGACTAAAATAACAGTAATCTGTGGATTTTCGCTTAATTCCAGTGCAGTATAAATGCCGTTCGTTACAACCGTCAATCTTAGCGGCATCCTTTTTAGAATTCTTGCAAATTCCAGAATTGTCGTACTTCCATCTAAAAGTAAACATTGTCCACTTTTTACCATTTCCACCGCTTTGTGTGCAATCATAATCTTTTTATCTTTATTTTCTTCTGTTCTAGACATGAATGAAGTTTCCGGATTCTCCTGTTCAATTAAAACTGCACCACCGTGTACCCGCTTAATTAGACCTTCTCGCTCAAGCACTTTCAAGTCACTTCTTAAAGTAACCTCAGTAACTTTAAGCGTAGCTGCCAATTCTTTCACAGTAGCTTTTTGTTGTACATTTAAGAATTCAATAATCTTTTTTCTTCGCTCAATCAAAAACATAGCATTCTCCCATTATCCAAAACATTTATTTCTATAATTTGCTTATTCAATAATTATTTTTTCCCCTACCTTTAACTCCGGTAAACCTTCACCTTTTAAAATGATTTGCCCCGGTAAACAAGCTGATGCCATTTCATTAAATTTTAATCTACAATGGCCAATTTCTTTTAATCCGTTCAAAACTTCATCACCAATTGCCATTATTGTATAGTTTTTATTTTCAAATCTCACTGTATCGCCTACTTGAATATCTCCAACTTCACCTATCGTGTGCATAACTGAAACTTCACCTAGTGCCTCAATTGGGCACGTATCAAATAAAATCAAATCACCTGAGGAATCCAATAAATCTTGTACAACTTCAC
This genomic interval from Selenobaculum gibii contains the following:
- a CDS encoding superoxide dismutase, whose protein sequence is MYKAKNYPSLWTITSVSNLLMKNHIKLYKGYVENTNVILNELKQKNEDLICRQTMKLRLGWEFSGMRLHEYFFGNLGKEPMIQSGELLDWLNHCFGSFNDWQEDFIETAMTRGNGWAVLCRDNHTGNLMNIWIQDHATGTLIGCQPLLVIDAWEHAYMIDYGLDRRNYIERIMNEINWAVVVDRFCKIGI
- a CDS encoding PTS glucitol/sorbitol transporter subunit IIA, which encodes MKYDVTITAIGEVVQDLLDSSGDLILFDTCPIEALGEVSVMHTIGEVGDIQVGDTVRFENKNYTIMAIGDEVLNGLKEIGHCRLKFNEMASACLPGQIILKGEGLPELKVGEKIIIE
- a CDS encoding DeoR/GlpR family DNA-binding transcription regulator; this translates as MFLIERRKKIIEFLNVQQKATVKELAATLKVTEVTLRSDLKVLEREGLIKRVHGGAVLIEQENPETSFMSRTEENKDKKIMIAHKAVEMVKSGQCLLLDGSTTILEFARILKRMPLRLTVVTNGIYTALELSENPQITVILVGGVLRVGSTTLEGTLGTHVLNKLNFDIMFTSNNGFTIDDGLMDFNVYEADLKRAMANAARKLVALMDSSKFDKSSSASFAPTRQIDTLITDEFISVDTIEQLKKLNVQVVIA